The Thiorhodovibrio frisius genome segment GGTGGTGCCGCCGCCTTCGTGGATCAACCTCCCTCTCCTGGACCCGCCCTCGGTATTGGCGTGATGGCGTTATCCTGATAATTACGACTGTGCGGTTGCGAGCGAATCGCTTTCTGCATGCGGTGATACTTCAGCAACAGGCGCCCTATCGTCCAGTGTGTGTAGAAAAACTCCCGCACGCGACGGGGATAAAAAACAATCGGATTTTCGATTGGCAACCCCGGACGGCGGTCTTCGCGAAACTTGCGCCGCAGGATGCCGGCTTCCAGCGGATGCACCCCCTCGGCCAGAACGCTCCCATAGAACCAGGCCGCGCTTTCCATAATACGTTTTGGGCTAATACCGCAGGCATGGGCACGCCGCATTAAGGTGTTCACATGCTCGTCACTGTAATAGATATCCCAGCATTTGCGGTAGGTCGCTTCCCATTCGGCGGCCGACATACGGTCGTGTTTGGTCACCGCGTGACTAAGATCGTATTTGTTCAAATCCGCATCCATCGGGGTACCCCGCGCATACAGGGTTTTATGATCCTCGGACCCGGGCAGGGGTGTCAGAAAGAAAAACTCCAGGAGATCCACCGGAAGCTCCCGCTTGATAATTTCGACGCAGCGAATAACCGACTCAGGTGTGTCCATGGGGAGCCCGACGATATAGCCAGCAAGCGTAAACACCCGCGCTGTTTTCCAGGCCAGGAAGGTAGCGCGATATTCCGCGAGCCGATTCTGCTTCTTGTTGATGGCTTGCAGATTCTCCTCATCGATGTTTTCGAGCCCGATAAACACCCGTTTTACTCCGGCCGCCGCAGCCTTGTCGATAAAGCGCGGAATGCGGTGGCACATGGTGTCCACCTGGATGAACAGGTTGAAATGGCGCTGCTGACGTAATGCAATCAGGCGGTCAAGGATGGCTTCCCAGTTGCGATTGCGGGCGAAGTTATCATCGGTGATGAAAAACCGATCAACGCCCTGGGACAGATTGCTGAGAATGATGCGCTCAACATCATCAGCACCACGGTGCCTGGATTTGCGTCCCTGCACGTTGATGATGGTGCAGAAGCTGCAGAGGAAGGGACAGCCCCGCCCGGCGTCGAAGCTGGTCTGGCGGCCGGCGGTATGCTTGACCTGCTGTCGGGTCAGAAAGGGTGCCGGGACGTTTTCAAGCGCGGGTAACTGCGCCATAAAGTTGTAGATGGACTTCAACTGGCCTGCCCAGGCGTCCTGCAACAAGCTCTCCAGACTCTCTTCGGCCTCGCCGGCAAAGAGCGACACGCCCAGATCCAGCGCATGTCGCAGCTCCGGAGTAAGATCCGGCAGCATGGCAAGACAGCCGCTGACATGAAAGCCGCCGATGCACACCGCCACCCCAAGTTTGCGGAAGGCTTTGGCCAAATCCAGCGCCCGTGGATACTGATTGCTCTGCACCCCCACCAGTGCAACCATTCCTTGCCCACCTCCACGCTGAATCTTCGCGGCTAGTTTCTTGGGTTGGATGCGCGTGTTGGTCTCGTCGGCGGCCCAGATACGGATGTCGACGTTATCCCCGAGCACCCGGCGCTCGGCGCAGTCGCGGGCGAGGGCGTAAAGCGCCGCAAGGCTATTGGCCGGCATGGCCGAGCGCAACCACTGGATAACGTACCCATCATCGTCATAGTGAGTTGGCTTGATCAGGATGAGGTTGAATACTTGCGTCATTTCGGGGCAGCGAACTCAGCTGGCTTGAGCCGAAGGTGGGTGCGTACATGACATGACGTCGGGACGCAGGGGTATGCGGCTTCCGCTAAAACTCTTTGGGTGCGGCTCTTTTGAAACGACTGCTCGCAAAGAAAAACCGCACCTTACCAAGCCGGTAATTATCCACAGAATTGGTTGCGCAAAACTATTGGTCCGACGGATCAAGGTGGCTCGAGGCATCCATGCGCTGATGCAGAACACCGATGATGCCTATACAAGACTCACGAATAAGGTAGAAGATAACGTGCGACCCTTGCGAGTAGCCGCGATAACCATCCTTAATGTCCTCACGAGACTTGCCGACCTAGGCTCAGACTGGTGGTTGCCATAATTGGGCCCAAATATTCGTTCCTAGCAAATATGAATATAGACGATATTGCACCTTCATGCTCCCATCAAGAACGAAACAGCGGCCAATGAGCCTGGCGGGTTGCGGACTGAGCATCGCCACAATGCCGAGTGTGCCAATGGCAGTCGGGACGGGCGCGCTGCCAAAGAGTGACAGTCCCGACCGAGAGCGCCCAGCAGCAAGCTCGATGAATGGAAGCAACACCACGGCAAAGGCGAGCATCCCGTATCCAATGGAGCGGCCGAGCTGACGCCGCTCGCTCGCCAGTGGCAGCGTCAACTCCTCGGCGCAGGCCGCGCTTGCCAGCATCAGCCCGCTTTGCGGCGCGAAAGCAAGCGCAAACCGCCCGTGCGAAGTGGTCACACCGGTGTAGCGAACCCGGTCCTCCGCCTTCATCTCCTTGAGGGTCTCCAGATGCGTCTGCCAGCTCAGCAGATTGTGGACTTGCAGGGGATCAAAGTGATCGATACCCCAGAGGCAACTGGATAAGGAAATGGCGTCGATCGAGTCGGATTTCGGTCAACGGGAAATCTCCATGACGCACACCGCCGCCGCTGGGCGGCGGTGGCCGGCGCATGATTACTGGTCGCGACGCCATTGGTTAAAAATCAGCGTGCGTGAGCCCTGTTCCGGGATGGACACGGGGTGCTCGAAGGCGCGCTCATCGGCTATAGCGATCACCCGATAGTCACCTGCGGGCAGTTCCGCCAGAAACCAGGGCCCCGGAGAAGAGGCCGACAGCACCGGGTTGCCTTGCACATCGGTGATAGTGACCGCGACCTTGCCCAGGTAATGGCCGCTGACGCGGGCGAACTCCAGCTTGAGATTGTAGTCCTGCCCCAAGTGCTGGCTGAGCAGTTCGCGCTCATGGGTACCAATGCCACCGCTGACCCAGGCATGCCCTTGAGACTGGCCTTGGCTGAAGTAGTCCGGGTCGAATTGAGGCGCCGAACTGGCCGCCACCCAAGTGGGCAAAGCGATCAGGGTGGCGATGCTAAGGATTTGGAATGCTCGAATGGTCATGATCATCTCCATTGAATGGGTTGGTTTTCTGAATGTCACGGACGTGAGCAGGTCGGATCGACCGTCGTCGCAATCGCATGCTGCATGCGCTGTGCCAGTTCCTGCTAGACGCTGACGTGGGCGCTTGAGCGGAGATCTGGGCCGCAGGGGTCGCGGCAATGGTGTATAAGCCCCAGTTACGGTGCATTTGAACCGATCTGATCCAGTCGATTAGGCCGCCTGTGCAAGGGGTCAGCTACTCGCCGTGGCTGAAAACCGCGCTGAGGCGGTTTCCTGGGCCGAGGGTCAAGCCCGCGGGCCGTTCTGGCATTGTCTTTGCTGCATTCTTGAGAGCAAAATGCGATGCGATCAGCGCGCAGTTAGAACGCATCCTAGATCAGCGCGCCGGTGTCTGACCGGTCGGGAGTCGAACCGATGGAGACGAGAACCAAATCAAAAGGTGATGACGCCGACCCGTCACCACAGTCAACCGGCGCATGGGTCGATGACGCGCACGAATGTCATAGGCGGAAGACGCAAGGCGGTCTCGCTGATCTTGAATGCCTGGCGGATCTTGAATGCCAGACGCTGCTGGCAGAGCAGGCGCGGGAGCTGGCGCACCGGCTGCGCAGTCCGCTTGGTGCCATTGATCTGGTGTGTGAAAGCCTGGTGATGGAACAACCGGATTCCGAGATCGCCGAGCGGATGCAGGTCGTTTTGCGCGCGAGCGCCAAGCTCAAGCAGGCCCTGAATGAGACCGTCGGCGCCGCAGTGCCGCGTTGGCCGACCCGCGAGCCGATGGATTTGACCCACGCCTGCAAGCGCTTGGCCGACACCGACGGCCTCGACTGGGCGCATAACGCCCAAGCGTCGGTCCGGATTGCCGCCGCGCCACCCGATTGCGAGATGGCGCTCTGGCAAGCCCTGTCGCTCGCCCGGCTCGGAAGCCGCGATGGACAGGTGCGCCTCGGATTGGTGGAGACGGGGGCGGAGACAGGGGCGAAAACAGGGACGCCGGCAGGTGCCGAAACCGCACCCATTGCCGAGCTGTCGTTGACGCCAAAGCATCCGCTTGGAGCGCTCGACCAGCGCCTGGATGGCGAAATGTTGAATCAGGGCCTCGCGTTTCTGCGCCTGAAACGGCTGCGGCGCTTTGCCGCCGAGCAGGGCGGCGAAGTGGTCATCGAACCAAGTCGGCTGCTGTTGCGTTTGCGCACCGTCGCCCCCGGATGAAATCAGGCCGCTGCGGACACACCTTAGGTCTAATCGCGAAATAGCATGTCCAGCCCACTGCTGATCCTCGAAGACGAAACCCTGCTCGCCAACGAGCTAAAGCGCTACTTCACCCGTCAGGACTGGGACACGCGCACCGCCAACACCCTGGCCGAGGCGCGCGCCATCCTGCTCGGCGACACCTTCGAGCCCCTGGTCATTCTCGCCGACATGAGCCTGCCCGATGGCAATGCGCTGGACCTGTTCGAAGAGGTACGCGGGCGCGGCGTGCCGGGCGAGTGGATACTGCTCACCGGCTATGGCGGGGTCACCGACTCGGTGCGCGCCCTGCGCTTGGGCGCCTATGATTTTCTCGAAAAACCCTGTCCGCTCGACCGCCTCGCCCTGGTGGTCGGCGGTGCCAAACGCGCGGCTCTGGCGCAACGCCGGCTGTACCAGGAGGCCCACAACCAGCGCCGCAAATACAGCCCCGCCAGCTATCTTGGTTCCAGTAGCGTCACGGCCCAAACCCGGGCGCTGATCGAACGATTGGCTGAGGTGCCCTTCAGCGCCCTGATCCTCGGCGGCGAGACCGGCACCGGCAAGGGTCTGGTCGCACGCATTCTGCACCACGGCGGCCCGCGCGCCGCCGGTCCCATGGTCGAAGTCAATTGCGCCGCGCTGCCGCGCGAATTGCTCGAATCCGAACTCTTCGGCCACGAGGCCGGTGCCTTCACCGGTGCCAAAGGCCGTCATCGCGGCTATCTGGAACAGGCGCACGAAGGCACCCTGTTCCTCGATGAGATCGGTGAAATGGACCTCGATCTGCAAGCCAAGCTGCTCGCCGTGCTCGAAGACCGCCAGGTACGCCGCCTCGGTGGCGAAAAGAGCATTCCGGTCGACCTGCAACTGATTACCGCCAGCAACCGCGACCTGGCTGAGCAAGTGCGCACTGGAGAGTTCCGCAGCGATCTCTATCACCGCCTGAGCGTTTTCCGCCTTGATTTGCCGCCGCTACGCGAGCGCCTCGACGATCTGCCCGATCTGGTTCCGGCTCTGGTGGCCGAGAACAACGCCCACTCCGGGCGCCAGGTGCGCGAGATTCCCGACGAAGTCTATGCCCGCATGCGCGCTTACTCTTGGCCCGGCAATGTGCGCGAGTTGCGCAATGTGGTCGAGCGCGCTGTGCTGCTCGCCACCGGCGAGGTCTTCCCGCTCGAATGGATGCAGCTCGGGCAAGGGGTGGCGGAGACTCCAGTCAGCGCCGGCCCCGGCGTCGAGGGCGACCGGCTGATCATCCCGCTCGATGGCTCCTTGGCGCTGGAGGACATGGACCGCACCATCATCCAGACCGCGCTTGAACGCAGCGACCGCAATGTCACCGCCGCCGCGCGCATGCTCGGCACCACGCGCGAGACGCTGCGCTATCGGGTGCGCAAATACGGGCTAAAGACGTCCGCCTGAGCCTTGCTGGCCATCATCGGCCCGAGCGAAGCTGACGATTTGCCCAAACGCTTGGCCGCTCGATCACGCGCGGCTGCATCGGGTTGAACAGATCCCGCAGGGCGAGAACCTCGACGAGTTGATCGCTGGAGATGTCCTTCACGAACATAAGGGACTCCTCATGATTAGGCGAACCGAAAGCAGTTGCGACCGCTCGCCTTTGCCGCGTAGAGCCGGTCATCCGCGCGCTTGATGGCCAACTCGAAGCTGTCTTGCGCTTCCAGGGTAGCGATGCCCTGACTGACGCTGACGGTGAGCCCGTCCAGGAATTGCCGTTTCGCCAGGCGAGCCTGGAGTCGCGCCGCCAGCGTTTTGGCGGTCTCCAGGTCAGCATCGGCCACGAAGGCAAGAAACTCTTCTCCGCCCCAGCGGCAGATCAGATCGGACGAGCGGAAGCAGGCCTTCAGCTCATCGGCGAGCTGCGTCAGAATGCTGTCCCCCGCATCATGGCCGAGGCTGTCATTGATGGTCTTGAAATGGTCCACATCAATCATGATCAAAGCGGCGTCGCCTTGTTGTTTGGAGGGAACCTCTTTCAGCCTGGCCTTGACGGCTTTTGTAAAGCTGCGGCGATTCATCTGGCCAGTCAGTGGGTCAGTCATCGCCAAGGTTTCCATG includes the following:
- a CDS encoding type II toxin-antitoxin system RelE/ParE family toxin, whose protein sequence is MKDGYRGYSQGSHVIFYLIRESCIGIIGVLHQRMDASSHLDPSDQ
- a CDS encoding B12-binding domain-containing radical SAM protein; translation: MTQVFNLILIKPTHYDDDGYVIQWLRSAMPANSLAALYALARDCAERRVLGDNVDIRIWAADETNTRIQPKKLAAKIQRGGGQGMVALVGVQSNQYPRALDLAKAFRKLGVAVCIGGFHVSGCLAMLPDLTPELRHALDLGVSLFAGEAEESLESLLQDAWAGQLKSIYNFMAQLPALENVPAPFLTRQQVKHTAGRQTSFDAGRGCPFLCSFCTIINVQGRKSRHRGADDVERIILSNLSQGVDRFFITDDNFARNRNWEAILDRLIALRQQRHFNLFIQVDTMCHRIPRFIDKAAAAGVKRVFIGLENIDEENLQAINKKQNRLAEYRATFLAWKTARVFTLAGYIVGLPMDTPESVIRCVEIIKRELPVDLLEFFFLTPLPGSEDHKTLYARGTPMDADLNKYDLSHAVTKHDRMSAAEWEATYRKCWDIYYSDEHVNTLMRRAHACGISPKRIMESAAWFYGSVLAEGVHPLEAGILRRKFREDRRPGLPIENPIVFYPRRVREFFYTHWTIGRLLLKYHRMQKAIRSQPHSRNYQDNAITPIPRAGPGEGG
- a CDS encoding sigma-54-dependent transcriptional regulator, translated to MSSPLLILEDETLLANELKRYFTRQDWDTRTANTLAEARAILLGDTFEPLVILADMSLPDGNALDLFEEVRGRGVPGEWILLTGYGGVTDSVRALRLGAYDFLEKPCPLDRLALVVGGAKRAALAQRRLYQEAHNQRRKYSPASYLGSSSVTAQTRALIERLAEVPFSALILGGETGTGKGLVARILHHGGPRAAGPMVEVNCAALPRELLESELFGHEAGAFTGAKGRHRGYLEQAHEGTLFLDEIGEMDLDLQAKLLAVLEDRQVRRLGGEKSIPVDLQLITASNRDLAEQVRTGEFRSDLYHRLSVFRLDLPPLRERLDDLPDLVPALVAENNAHSGRQVREIPDEVYARMRAYSWPGNVRELRNVVERAVLLATGEVFPLEWMQLGQGVAETPVSAGPGVEGDRLIIPLDGSLALEDMDRTIIQTALERSDRNVTAAARMLGTTRETLRYRVRKYGLKTSA